A portion of the Malassezia japonica chromosome 3, complete sequence genome contains these proteins:
- a CDS encoding uncharacterized protein (BUSCO:EOG09264XYD; COG:S; EggNog:ENOG503NZ0I), producing MVLFFQSAAVDPPATIYMGRDKVENKLSSAHVYLRMPESMEWTAIPEPLLQDCSQLVKANSIEGNKKDNITIIYTPHSNVKKTGDMAVGAVTFFNDRLVKRYYVKERQNAIVNRLNKTRVERKVDFEEERQERERALGRKKKDFANAQKKETLEAKRRYQEEAAARDYSHLYSEEAVAEQHRVEERRARLKAATGNDEEDEGEASDDSFM from the exons ATGGTGCTCTTTTTCCAGTCGGCGG cggTCGACCCGCCCGCGACCATTTACATGGGACGCGACAAGGTCGAGA Acaag CTCTCTTCTGCACACGTGTATCTTCGGATGCCCGAGTCTATGGAATGGACTGCGATCCCCGAGCCGCTTTTGCAGGATTGTTCGCAGCTGGTGAAGGCGAACTCGATCGAAG GCAATAAGAAGGATAATATCACGATCATCTACACCCCCCACAGCAATGTCAAG AAAACTGGTGATATGGCCGTCGGTGCCGTGACCTTTTTCAACGACCGCTTGGTGAAGCGTTACTATGTCAAAGAGCGCCAGAACGCGATTGTCAACCGGCTGAACAagacgcgcgtcgagcgcaaggtcgACTTTGAAGaggagcgccaggagcgcgagcgtgcgcttggCCGCAAAAAGAAAGACTTTGCGAATGCTCAGAAAAAAGAGACGCTCGAAGCTAAGCGCCGGTACCAAgaagaggcggcggcgcgcgactaCTCGCACT TGTACTCCGAAGAAGCCGTCGCTGAGCAGCACCGTGTTgaagagcgccgtgcgcgcctgAAAGCTGCTACCGGCAacgacgaggaagacgaAGGCGAAGCGAGCGACGACTCGTTTATGTAG
- the IPL1 gene encoding non-specific serine/threonine protein kinase (EggNog:ENOG503NVY8; COG:D): MSGSETPGGLEARMTSMSLSGHDKSNTNASNGAGGATALTNATWLAAQQQKAAHKPFQPRPLKMVASMDGKIAPRAPLTSKHAVGNVPAPTSTEKRVVRTPSLSSTRPPPREEKKTAHAVPRTHTQEPQFDLGRYDGGLERDENKGRRNTSAKTSGDSDTLAMDSSMDGLSHQPTRQWSLSQFEIGRPLGKGKFGRVYLARTKAATSSKLNNQGYVVALKCVYKKELMENKVDLQLRREIEIQMNLRHPNVLRMFGYFHDQGRIFMMLEFAGRGELFKILSKIPDRRFDERTAARYISQIADALQYLHSKHIIHRDIKPENLLVGIRGEVKIADFGWSVHAPGNCRGTLCGTLDYLPPEMVEGKKHSGAVDLWAMGVLTYEFLEGVPPFEDLKAVQTTYKRIASVDLHIPSHFSEEAKDLVRSLLKYNPAERLPLSKVLRHPWIMRHDPEAHIRAARFCPEKV, translated from the exons ATGTCCGGCTCCGAGACGCCAGGCGGCCTGGAGGCGCGCATGACGTCGATGTCCCTGTCGGGACACGACAAATCCAACACAAATGCATCGAATGGTGCTGGTGGAGCAACGGCACTGACCAACGCGACGTGGCTCGCGGCTCAGCAGCAGAAAGCGGCCCATAAACCCTTTCAGCCTCGTCCTCTCAAGATGGTGGCAAGCATGGATGGCAAGATTGCCCCGCGTGCTCCCTTGACGTCGAAGCATGCTGTTGGAAATGTGCCTGCACCTACTTCGACCGAAAAGAGGGTCGTGCGCACACCCAGCCtgtcctcgacgcggcctCCACCGCGCGAGGAGAAAAAGACGGCGCATGCCGTGCCGCGTACGCACACTCAAGAGCCCCAATTCGACCTCGGACGTTACGATGGTGGTCTTGAGCGTGACGAGAACAAGGGCCGGCGAAATACCTCGGCCAAGACAAGTGGAGACAGCGACACGCTTGCTATGGACTCGTCCATGGACGGCTTGTCTCACCAGCCGACTCGCCAATGGAGCTTGTCGCAGTTTGAGATTGGCCGTCCACTCGGGAAGGGCAAGTTTGGACGTGTATACCTGGCGCGAACCAAGGCCGCGACCTCGTCCAAACTCAACAACCAAGGCTATGTCGTGGCGCTCAAGTGCGTCTACAAGAAGGAGCTCATGGAAAACAAGGTGGATCTGCAGCTGCGTCGCGAGATTGAAATCCAGATGAACCTGCGCCACCCCAACGTCCTGCGTATGTTTGGGTACTTCCACGACCAGGGCCGTATCTTTATGATGCTCGAGTTTGCCGGGCGTGGCGAGCTCTTCAAGATCCTGTCCAAGATCCCCGACCGTCGTTTCGACGAGCGGACCGCGGCACGCTACATTTCTCAAAtcgccgatgcgcttcAATACCTGCACTCTAAGCACATTATCCACCGCGACATCAAGCCTGAGAACCTCTTGGTCGGTATTCGTGGCGAAGTCAAGATTGCCGACTTTGGATGGAGTGTGCACGCGCCCGGTAActgccgcggcacgctgtgTGGTACACTGGACTATCTCCCTCCCGAGATGGTGGAAGGCAAGAAACACAGCGGTGCCGTGGATCTCTGGGCCATGGGCGTTCTGACTTATGAGTTTTTGGAAGGGGTTCCGCCCTTTGAGGACCTGAAAGCGGTGCAAA CGACATACAAGCGCATTGCATCTGTGGATCTCCATATACCGTCGCACTTTAGCGAGGAAGCCAAGGACCTGGTCCGCTCG CTTCTCAAGTACAACCCCGCGGAGCGTCTGCCGCTGTCCAAGGTGCTCCGGCACCCCTGGATTATGCGTCACGATCCCGAAGCGCATattcgcgctgcgcgttTCTGTCCTGAAAAGGTATAG
- the CHS3_2 gene encoding chitin synthase (CAZy:GT2_Chitin_synth; COG:M; TransMembrane:7 (o649-668i680-708o728-746i758-783o789-812i922-940o960-985i); EggNog:ENOG503NUPC), protein MDEPTGAHEHALSRYEQTLEALNHETTPHSGGYEPYAPPADASVYTLTEGGHDVYGHAHNLSATSQAELLGEHGSTQSWTSTQELGVYVDPAYQYAAQGTYAYDQGTYDQGTYDQGMYHQGTYTQGEYAQPEYYPREHYPREHYPQSSPAYEYAVHDQRMSNGSSDPPPSWNSHELVYEDEKGGAYATEPTYDGTLTHTAVPMYDTSVDINTEPHMFEAQPAYPQATTHEGYEEKPVECGTLVSSTQHFGPAPPRGWQQRRHNVNRNVALTYGNLVLNCPIPTKLGTFLNRRDTDEFTHMRYSAVTCDPDEFVQNNFTLRQNIYNRHTEIFIGVTMYNEDEHLFCRTLHGVMKNIAHLCTRNKSRVWGDGSWNKVVVGIISDGRKNIHPRVLDCLSALGVYQEGVAKNMVDNKEVTAHVYEYTTQLSLDSKTQFRGAEKGMVPVQILFCLKEKNAKKINSHRWFFNAFSRVLQPNVCVLLDVGTKPEHKSIYSLWKSFDRNSNVAGACGEITVDTGGKAGLGLGLLNPLVAAQNFEYKISNILDKTLESVFGYISVLPGAFSAYRYIALLDDPVTGKGPLASYFKGEFLHGGDADVFTSNMYLAEDRILCFELAAKANSNWVMKYVSSAQGVTDVPNRLPEFISQRRRWLNGAFFSAVYSLTHAFQYSKTAHSGWRKMTLVFATFYSFLNMLIAWFGVANFYIFFRVLTKGLENKSFGFEGIGILNEVLHFIYVGTLVACFILALGNRPQGSTWKYTAVVAIFALLTMYMLAAGVLCIIKLFQGDHSSTFAQMVVSLVATYGVYIVASIFALDPLHLITSSLQYFIFTPTYINVLNIYAFCNLHDISWGTKGDSAAPRDLGKVTSTGQGMAEVSLPSAQADIDTTYEEALMNLREHRVVIQGSGGADKEATKKLDYYKNIRTNVLLVWCLSNALLAGIILDTELTGTFNPQEGNTRTRVYVLVILVFVAVMSGIRFIGSTLYLMLRFING, encoded by the exons ATGGACGAACCCACGGGGGCGCACGAGCATGCGCTGAGCCGATACgagcagacgctcgaggcgctcaacCACGAAACGACCCCACACAGTGGAGGCTACGAGCCCTatgcgccgcctgccgacGCCTCGGTCTACACGTTGACCGAGGGTGGGCACGATGTGTACGGTCATGCCCACAACCTATCGGCAACGAGCCAGGCGGAACTGCTGGGCGAACATGGATCCACACAAAGCTGGACCTCGacgcaggagctcggcgtaTACGTGGACCCTGCGTACCAGTACGCAGCCCAAGGCACGTACGCGTACGACCAGGGCACGTACGATCAGGGCACGTACGACCAGGGCATGTATCACCAGGGCACGTATACCCAAGGGGAGTATGCACAGCCCGAGTACTATCCGCGCGAACACTATCCGCGCGAGCACTATCCCCAAAGCTCACCGGCTTATGAATATGCCGTGCACGACCAGCGCATGTCGAACGGGAGCAGCGACCCGCCCCCGAGCTGGAACAGCCACGAGCTGGTGTACGAGGACGAAAAGGGTGGCGCCTATGCCACGGAGCCAACCTACGACGGCACCTTGACACACACAGCGGTACCGATGTACGACACGTCGGTGGACATCAACACCGAGCCCCATATGTTCGAAGCGCAGCCGGCCTACCCTCAGGCCACGACCCATGAAGGTTATGAGGAGAAGCCAGTCGAgtgcggcacgctcgtATCGAGCACACAGCACTTtggccctgcgccgccccggGGGtggcagcagcgacgacaCAATGTCAACCGAAACGTCGCGCTCACGTACGGAAATCTGGTGCTCAACTGCCCGATACCGACCAAGCTCGGAACATTTTTGAACCGCCGCGACACGGACGAATTTACGCACATGCGCTACTCAGCAGTGACTTGCGATCCCGACGAGTTTGTCCAGAACAACTTTACACTTAGGCAAAACATCTACAACCGCCACACGGAGATTTTTATCGGTGTGACGATGTACAATGAGGACGAGCACCTGTTCTGCAGGACGCTGCATGGTGTGATGAAGAACATTGCGCATCTCTGTACGCGTAACAAGAGCCGCGTGTGGGGCGATGGCAGCTGGAACAAGGTGGTCGTCGGTATCATTTCCGACGGTCGCAAAAATATCCATCCCCGTGTGCTCGACTGCCTCTCGGCGCTGGGTGTATACCAGGAAGGCGTTGCGAAGAACATGGTCGACAACAAGGAAGTTACGGCGCATGTCTACGAATATACCACGCAGCTCTCGCTCGACTCCAAGACGCAGTTCCGTGGCGCAGAGAAGGGCATGGTCCCGGTGCAAATTTTGTTCTGCCTGAAGGAAAAGAACGCGAAGAAGATCAATTCACACCGCTGGTTCTTCAATGCATTTTCGCGCGTTCTTCAGCCGAACGTTTGTGTCCTCTTGGACGTGGGTACCAAGCCGGAGCACAAGTCGATCTACTCGCTTTGGAAGAGCTTTGACCGTAACTCAAACGTCGCGGGTGCTTGCGGTGAGATCACTGTGGACACGGGTGGAAAAGCGGGCCTGGGCTTGGGCTTGCTGAACCCCCTCGTTGCAGCGCAAAACTTTGAGTACAAGATCAGCAATATCCTGGACAAGACACTCGAGTCGGTGTTTGGCTACATTTCCGTGCTGCCAGGCGCATTCAGTG CCTATCGCTACATTGccttgctcgacgaccCGGTGACCGGAAAGGGGCCGCTCGCGTCCTACTTCAAGGGCGAGTTCCTGCATGGTGGAGACGCCGATGTCTTTACGTCCAACATGTACCTCGCTGAGGACCGCATTCTCTGCTTTGAGCTcgcggccaaggccaaCTCAAACTGGGTCATGAAGTACGTTAGCTCCGCGCAGGGCGTCACCGACGTGCCGAACCGACTGCCCGAATTTATCAGCCAGCGTCGGCGTTGGCTGAACGGTGCCTTTTTCTCGGCAGTGTACTCCTTGACGCATGCATTCCAGTACAGCAAGACGGCCCACTCGGGCTGGCGGAAGATGACGCTCGTCTTTGCCACGTTCTACTCATTCCTGAACATGCTCATTGCCTGGTTCGGCGTTGCTAACTTTTACATCTTCTTCCGCGTGCTTACCAAAGGCTTGGAGAACAAGTCGTTTGGGTTCGAGGGCATTGGCATCCTGAACGAAGTTTTGCACTTTATTTATGTTGGCACGCTGGTCGCGTGCTTTATCCTTGCACTGGGCAATCGGCCCCAGGGTAGCACTTGGAAGTACACCGCGGTTGTGGCAATCTTTGCTTTGTTGACCATGTACATGCTGGCGGCTGGCGTCTTGTGCATTATCAAGTTGTTCCAAGGCGACCACAGTTCTACCTTTGCTCAGATGGTGGTGAGTCTGGTAGCGACCTATGGCGTGTACATCGTCGCCTCCATCTTTGCATTGGACCCTCTGCACCTGATTACAAGCAGCTTGCAGTACTTTATCTTCACGCCGACTTATATCAACGTGCTAAACATTTACGCGTTCTGCAACTTGCACGACATCTCTTGGGGTACCAAGGGTGACTCGGCCGCGCCACGggacctcggcaaggtcACGTCGACGGGACAAGGCATGGCTGAAGTGTCGCTGCCATCGGCACAGGCAGACATCGACACGACCTACGAAGAGGCCCTGATGAATCTtcgcgagcaccgcgtggTCATCCAGGGCTCTGGCGGTGCGGATAAAGAGGCGACCAAGAAGCTGGACTACTACAAAAACATCCGCACCAATGTGTTGCTGGTGTGGTGTCTGTCGAATGCGCTCCTGGCCGGAATTATCCTCGATACAGAGCTCACCGGGACATTTAATCCGCAAGAGGGCAACACGCGGACCCGAGTTTACGTCCTGGTGATTCTTGTGTTTGTGGCGGTGATGAGTGGTATCCGATTCATCGGGTCTACCTTGTATTTAATGTTGCGGTTCATTAATGGTTGA
- a CDS encoding uncharacterized protein (TransMembrane:3 (o12-33i53-70o82-104i)), whose protein sequence is MNAIQYKFPQDSWQTILLLAFFLYVDQASVGTLGSRIRNAVGGARTLDILRKLTVSVHIAEALAMLVVNIKRGSSPLVGLKWVVTTFVVGFPSWISFGALTAAVNNGIW, encoded by the exons ATGAACGCGATTCAGTACAAGTTTCCCCAGGACAGCTGGCAGACGATCCTCCTGCTGGCCTTTTTCCTGTACGTCGACCAGGCCTCGGTCGGTAcgctcggctcgcgcaTCCGCAACGCTGTGGGTGGTGCGCGTACGCTCGACATCCTTCGCAAGCTCACGGTGTCCGTGCacattgccgaggcgctcgctaTGCTCGTGGTGAACATCAAGCGTGGCTCGTCGCCCCTTGTCGGC CTCAAGTGGGTCGTCACCACCTTTGTTGTCGGCTTCCCGTCGTGGATTTCGTTCGGTG CGCTGACAGCAGCGGTCAACAACGGCATCTGGTAA